In the Ictalurus punctatus breed USDA103 chromosome 7, Coco_2.0, whole genome shotgun sequence genome, one interval contains:
- the sst5 gene encoding somatostatin-1, whose translation MSSQMQIVVLAVSLLVLVSRVRTAPRTDLLAHMLQNEADGKEDLSRILLLKLISELKIPDENDTLSDDDMELNRILRHLPLTTRERKAGCRNFFWKTFTSC comes from the exons ATGAGTTCTCAAATGCAGATAGTGGTGTTGGCTGTGTCCCTTCTTGTGTTAGTGAGTAGGGTCAGAACAGCCCCTAGAACCGACTTACTGGCTCATATGCTCCAAAACGAGGCGGACGGGAAGGAG GACCTTTCCCGCATACTTCTGCTGAAGCTCATTTCTGAGCTGAAGATCCCAGATGAGAATGACACCCTTTCTGATGATGACATGGAGCTGAACCGCATCCTACGACATCTTCCCTTAACCACGCGTGAACGGAAAGCCGGCTGCAGGAACTTCTTCTGGAAGACGTTCACCTCTTGTTAG